Genomic window (Calditrichota bacterium):
GGCAGACCGTATTGCTCGACAACCTCGAAAAAGCGGTCCGACAATCTGGGGCGATCGACGGTGAGAAACTCACCGATGGAGATGAGTCCCACCACGCGCTCGTAGACCACGATCGGCACCATGAAGCAGGTAAACCCAGACCAGCAGACGTAGCGCTGCGGCTCGGAGGTCTCGATCACCTTGCGCGCGTACTTCAGGTCGTCCACGTCGCAAAAGCGGTGGCGGATCTCCGCGTTGTTGAACAGGTAGTACTTGCAGATTCGGTGGCAAAAATGCCGCTCCGTGATCTGGTTCGCCTCGTTATCCCATACTGCCGTGGAGCAGCGGGTAGTAGCAGTGTTCTCCTCGCAGATGTCGTTGAGCTTGTCGATAATGTCGCGCTCTTTGAGG
Coding sequences:
- a CDS encoding PocR ligand-binding domain-containing protein, producing the protein MPEDIFTARLKERDIIDKLNDICEENTATTRCSTAVWDNEANQITERHFCHRICKYYLFNNAEIRHRFCDVDDLKYARKVIETSEPQRYVCWSGFTCFMVPIVVYERVVGLISIGEFLTVDRPRLSDRFFEVVEQYGLP